Proteins encoded together in one Pongo abelii isolate AG06213 chromosome 8, NHGRI_mPonAbe1-v2.0_pri, whole genome shotgun sequence window:
- the LOC100455545 gene encoding FXYD domain-containing ion transport regulator 6 → MEVVLIFLCSLLAHIVLAGAVEREKEIDPFRYDYQTLRIRGLVCAVVLFSIGILLILGCRCKCSFNQKSGTPGEEEAQVENLITANATKLQKAES, encoded by the coding sequence ATGGAGGTAGTGCTGATCTTTCTATGCAGCCTTTTGGCCCACATTGTCCTGGCCGGTGCAGttgagagggagaaggaaattgACCCTTTTCGTTATGACTACCAGACCCTGAGGATTAGGGGGTTGGTATGTGCTGTGGTCCTCTTCTCCATTGGGATCCTCCTTATCCTAGGTTGCAGATGCAAGTGCAGTTTCAATCAGAAGTCCGGGACCCCAGGAGAGGAGGAAGCCCAGGTGGAGAACCTCATCACTGCAAATGCAACAAAGCTCCAGAAAGCAGAGAGCTGA